The Ananas comosus cultivar F153 linkage group 7, ASM154086v1, whole genome shotgun sequence genome has a window encoding:
- the LOC109712267 gene encoding transcription factor UDT1-like, translating to MPRRPRGAAASQAAEAEAEAEAELEAELQGDFVDSVLDMEGGIGGETPMEKWEMRFKSKNLEAERRRRGKLNTNILALRAIVPKITKMSKESTLTDAIDYITLLQKQVLDLQTELLETDGDLIHKNEANEDEEGEKQRSPSSETVAPSVTVQCQGQVELIPMGPNKYQLKIMCKNRMGQFTKVLEALSCFNAEVAEISSVAFFGFSKSVFSVEVKEGEEGEIIELRNLLLALVGASEN from the exons ATGCCGCGGCGGCCGCGGGGCGCTGCTGCATCGCAGGCCgccgaggcggaggcggaggcggaggcggagttAGAGGCGGAGCTGCAGGGCGACTTCGTCGACTCCGTGCTCGACATGGAGGGTGGCATCGGCGGGGAGACGCCGATGGAGAAGTGGGAGATGAGGTTCAAGTCGAAGAATCTGGAGgccgagaggaggaggagggggaagcTCAACACCAACATCTTGGCCCTCCGTGCTATCGTGCCCAAAATCACCAag ATGAGCAAGGAATCGACCCTCACCGACGCGATCGATTACATTACGCTGCTGCAGAAGCAAGTGCTTGATCTACAAACAGAGCTCTTAGAAACAGATGGAGATCTTATTCATAAAAATGAAGCAAATGAAGATGAGGAGGGAGAGAAGCAGAGGAGTCCAAGTTCTGAAACAGTTGCTCCCTCTGTGACAGTGCAATGTCag GGGCAGGTTGAGCTAATACCTATGGGCCCAAACAAGTACCAGCTGAAGATAATGTGCAAGAACAGGATGGGGCAGTTCACCAAAGTTCTAGAAGCTCTGAGCTGCTTCAATGCAGAGGTTGCTGAAATAAGCTCTGTGGCCTTCTTCGGCTTCTCGAAGAGCGTGTTCTCCGTTGAG gtgaaggaaggagaagagggtGAAATCATAGAATTAAGAAATCTTTTGTTAGCACTTGTTGGAGCCTCGGAAAATTGA
- the LOC109712471 gene encoding pentatricopeptide repeat-containing protein At1g55890, mitochondrial-like (The sequence of the model RefSeq protein was modified relative to this genomic sequence to represent the inferred CDS: added 63 bases not found in genome assembly) codes for ALRSIIKRLFRERDPDKLAAGFIAAAAASPRFRCRHRIYSSAVRRLAAAGRPDAVAAVLDSHLRFPSDLSHEGFSARLISLYGAASMPSHAAALFRRLPSLSAPRSALSFNALLTALADSSSSNPDALLAAFDQIPAEDPSIVPNLCSYNILIRALCAKPDLDAAFDVLSLMEQHGISPDLISFNTLLNGFFGHGRFPDAEKVWNLMRERNVEPDVKSFNAKLRGLVLEKRTEEAAELVDQMMRDGPKPDTSSFNAVIRGHCKIGNLEAAKTVYLDLVKNGCAPNKGTFEALIPHLCEAGDFDLALRCCYDSMSRKCFADAAVLQKVVDGLVAASRAEEAEKLVERARTNKYSKKSLKMPNKQSVS; via the coding sequence GCttcatcgccgccgccgcagcctccCCGCGCTtccgctgccgccaccgcatCTACTCCTCCGCcgtccgccgcctcgccgccgccggccgcccagacgccgtcgccgccgtcctcGACTCCCACCTCCGCTTCCCCTCCGACCTCTCTCACGAGGGCTTCTCCGCCCGCCTCATCTCCCTCTACGGCGCCGCCTCCATGCCCTCCCACGCCGCCGCCCTCTTCCGCCGCCTCCCCTCCCTCTCCGCCCCCCGCTCCGCCCTCTCCTTCAACGCCCTCCTCACCGCCCTCGCCgattcctcctcctccaacccCGACGCCCTCCTCGCCGCCTTCGACCAAATCCCCGCCGAGGACCCCTCGATCGTCCCCAACCTCTGTTCCTACAACATCCTCATCCGCGCCCTCTGCGCAAAACCCGACCTCGACGCCGCATTCGACGTGCTGAGCCTCATGGAGCAGCACGGCATATCCCCGGACCTGATCTCCTTCAATACCCTGCTGAACGGCTTCTTCGGCCACGGCAGGTTCCCGGACGCCGAGAAAGTTTGGAACTTGATGCGGGAGAGGAACGTCGAGCCCGACGTGAAGAGCTTCAACGCGAAGCTGAGAGGGCTGGTTCTGGAAAAGAGaaccgaggaggcggcggagctcgTCGATCAAATGATGAGGGACGGGCCGAAGCCCGACACTTCGTCATTCAATGCTGTAATAAGAGGGCATTGCAAAATTGGGAATTTGGAGGCGGCCAAAACAGTGTACTTGGATTTGGTGAAGAACGGTTGCGCCCCCAACAAGGGGACCTTTGAGGCGCTGATTCCGCATCTCTGCGAGGCGGGGGACTTCGATTTGGCCCTTAGGTGTTGCTACGATAGCATGAGTCGGAAGTGCTTTGCGGACGCGGCGGTGCTGCAGAAAGTGGTGGATGGGTTGGTTGCGGCGTCGAGAGCAGAGGAGGCTGAGAAGCTCGTTGAGCGCGCACGGACGAATAAGTACTCGAAGAAGAGCTTAAAGATGCCGAATAAGCAATCGGTTTCGTAG
- the LOC109712572 gene encoding scarecrow-like protein 32, protein MGAENRAKYSTTHMAPRNNPSLLRPHPSSLSGALNGCLGCLDGPCIEKLLLHCAAALEANDITVAQQVMWVLNNVASANGDPNQRLTVWFLRALIARASHLCPTALPFALDGSSQSSRRPMTVTELAGYIDLTPWHRFGFSVANRAILQAVQGHRKVHIVDFSVTHCMQWPTLIDELAKRPQGPPVSLRITVPSAHPPVPPSLNIATEEVGLRLMNFAKLRNIPLEFKVLKTNSPGNSLSFRQQLVTTPLDPSSLGLQDDEALIVNCHNWLRYLSGDSQGNDDNTRDSSSKDGFLEFIHGLNPTVVTMTDEDADLDTPSLSSRIMGCFNYLWILFDALETSFPKECPERTGYEANVGQKIENIIRFEGSQRIERSESGARFAQRMRRAGFGGVLFDEETARGVRVLLSEHASGWGMKREEDMLVLTWKGHSSVFTSAWVPKVIS, encoded by the coding sequence ATGGGGGCTGAGAATAGGGCTAAGTACTCTACCACCCACATGGCCCCTCGAAACAACCCTAGCCTCCTCCGTCCTCATCCGAGCTCGCTCTCCGGCGCCCTTAACGGCTGTCTCGGTTGCCTCGACGGCCCGTGCATAGAGAAGCTCCTGCTCCACTGCGCCGCCGCCCTCGAGGCCAACGACATAACCGTCGCCCAACAAGTCATGTGGGTGCTCAACAACGTCGCCTCCGCAAACGGCGACCCCAACCAACGGCTCACCGTTTGGTTTCTTCGTGCTCTCATTGCCAGGGCCTCTCACCTCTGCCCGACGGCCCTGCCCTTTGCCCTAGACGGCTCGTCGCAGTCGTCTCGAAGGCCAATGACCGTGACCGAGCTTGCGGGCTACATCGACCTCACACCGTGGCATCGATTCGGTTTCTCAGTCGCCAACCGCGCCATCCTCCAGGCGGTCCAGGGCCACCGGAAGGTCCACATCGTCGACTTCAGCGTTACGCACTGCATGCAGTGGCCGACGCTGATCGACGAGCTCGCCAAGCGGCCCCAGGGCCCGCCAGTGTCGCTACGAATCACTGTGCCCTCGGCGCACCCTCCGGTGCCCCCTTCGCTCAATATAGCTACCGAGGAGGTAGGACTAAGGCTGATGAACTTCGCCAAGTTGAGAAACATCCCCTTAGAGTTCAAGGTACTCAAGACCAACTCCCCGGGTAACTCTTTGAGCTTTCGCCAACAATTGGTTACCACTCCATTGGATCCATCTTCATTAGGATTGCAAGATGATGAGGCCCTAATCGTCAATTGCCACAACTGGCTAAGATACTTGTCGGGGGATTCACAAGGGAATGATGATAATACAAGAGACTCCTCTTCCAAAGATGGCTTCTTAGAGTTCATTCATGGCCTCAACCCGACCGTCGTGACCATGACCGACGAGGACGCCGACTTGGACACTCCGAGCCTCTCCTCGAGGATAATGGGTTGCTTCAACTACCTTTGGATACTCTTCGACGCCCTCGAAACCTCCTTCCCGAAGGAATGCCCGGAAAGAACGGGGTACGAAGCCAACGTCGGCCAAAAGATCGAGAACATCATCCGGTTCGAGGGGAGCCAAAGGATCGAGAGGTCGGAATCCGGCGCGCGCTTCGCGCAGCGGATGAGGCGCGCGGGGTTCGGCGGGGTTTTGTTCGACGAGGAGACGGCGAGGGGGGTGAGGGTGCTGTTGAGCGAGCACGCGAGCGGGTGGGGGATGAAGAGGGAGGAGGACATGCTGGTTCTCACGTGGAAGGGGCATAGCTCGGTTTTTACCAGTGCATGGGTCCCCAAAGTGATCTCATGA